The stretch of DNA CGGCGAGCGAGCGAGCGTACGTCGCCGTCGAACGAGACGTCCCGCGGGACCGGATCGAGACCCTGCTCGGCACACACAGGTACGGCCTGAACCTCAAACCCGAGGAACACTTCGGGATGTCGGTCGCGGAGTACGTCGCTGCGGGGATGATCGCGTTCGCTCCCGACAGCGGTGGGCAGCGAGAGATTCTCGACGGGCGCGACGACCGACTGTTCGCGTCGGTCGAAGAGGCAGTCGAGCGGCTCGCCCACGCGGTCGAAACCGGGGAGCAGCCCTCGCAATCGGCGGATCGATTCGACAGCGGGCGGTTCCGCGAGGCGATCCGTCGGACAGTCGCTCGGGCCCTACATTAAAGACGATATACGTCGATTGTCAACGTATGGCTACCCAGACCTCGGACGGAATCGCGCTCCGGACGGAGACGCTGACCGGCCTCCACTGGGCGGGGATCGGGTTGGCAGCGATAACCGGACTCATCCACCTGTGGCTCGGCGTGAGCTTCGCTCCGAGCCCCATCGGAATCGCGTTCCTCGTGGCCACGGTGGGGTTTTTCGCCGGCGTCGCCGCCGTGCTGGTCGATTACCGCCGCCGGCTGATGTATCTCCTCGGGATCCCCTTCACGGCCGGACAGGTCGTAATGTGGTACCTCGTCAACGCCCCCGACTTCGGCCCGCCGGGGATCGCAGACAAAGTCGTACAAGTGCTGTTGATCGCCGTCCTGATCGCGCTGTATCGGCAGTCGGCCTAACGGCGAAAACTACTCGATGTGGCCTTCTTCGCGCAGTTGCTCGGCGTCCTGCTCGGAGTACCGCCACTCGATGTTCGCCTTCTCGTCCTGCCAGTCCCACGGCTCGACGAGGACCACGTCGCCCTCGTTGATCCAGGTTCGGTACTTCATCCGGCCGGGGATCCGGCCCATCCGGTTCTTGCCGTCTGCACATCGAACGCGAACGTGGTTGCCGCCGTTGTGTTCGGTCACAACCGCGAACAGCTCGTCACCGTGGGGCATCCGTAGGTTCCGACGCCCTGATTCTTCAGTCACAACGGTAATACGTCGGCAGGGCTCATAAATGGCCGGTTCCCCTCACGCGGTCGTGCGATCCGTTCACACGGCTGTGGCCGCGTGCAGTCCATCGCAGTGACGGTCGAAGCATTGACATCCTCCTCCGCGTGAACGCGGAGGAATCCCGACCGCAGTTGGGATCTGACGGTTTGGAACTCGCCTGTTCGCTCGGTGCGAAACGCCCCGAGTCCTCTGTCGGAGGGTTCTGAGTTATCTTTCTGCGAATGTTCACCGCACCATTCTTGAACATCGTCGGAGTCGCGTTCGTCCTGACATAGATCTACAACGCCACCCGGAGCGTCCTGCTCGCTTCTCAAACTGGTTTAACTAGACAGTGCCGACGAAACATTAATATAAACAAAATTAGTAATACTAGTATTATATAAATATCGAGCAATTAAGCAGACGGTCACGCCCGTCAGGACGTTCACCGTCCGACGCCACGCGACCGGATGTTCGCTCAGCGAAACAGCAGCGGTTCTTGCTGAATCGGGCGTATAACGATCTCAGCAGGAGATGCAGGTCGGTACATCGGCTGGCTGACAGCGTTCCAGATCCGAAGTCGTTAACGAGACCCTGGTCCGATTTAGCGGCGAGTTGTCTTGGAAATGCATTGCAATAAAGATCGACTCAAAGTTGCTGCTCGGTACCGATCACTATGAACGATGAGGCACCGATACAGCGACTAAGTTTCACATCGGCAAAATACGGATTGAATTCTTCCATCACTCGTGTGATAACAGTAGGGCAATCGTCGCCCACTGCCTTGCACAGTTCGCCAAGTGGTGTAACTTTCACCGACTGCATCAAGCGCCGAGCGACCGAGCGACAGCTAAAAAACATTAGTAGACAGTTACTTTTGGAAACTTACTAATTATTTGTTGTATGGATTGCACGCCCAGACGCGTTTTCAGCCGCTTCCATTACGGCTTCGGACAAGGTAGGATGGGTGTGAATTGTCGCCGAAACATCGTCGATTGTTGCTCCCATTTCAATAGCTAGACCGACCTCTCCAACTAATTCAGAAGCTTCCGGTCCAACTAGCTGACCACCCAGAAGCATTCCGGTTTCCTCATCTGCGATTAATCGGACGAACCCCTCAGACGTTCCTGTTGTAAGGGCCCTTCCAGAGGCACTGAACGGGAACTCACCTGTTATAAACTCGATGTTGCTCGACTGGGCGCGCTCCGGTGTCCATCCCACCTGTGCGATCTCTGGCTCTGTGAAAACCACTGCCGGAATCGTTTGATAGTCAACTGCAGCAGGCTCACCCGCGATGACCTCCGCAGCCGTTTTTCCCTCCATACTTGCCTTATGTGCTAATAGAGGTTCACCCGCAGTATCTCCGACAGCATAGATATTATTGTAGTTAGTTTGGCATCTCTCGTTAGTGTCGATGAAGCCGTTTTCCGTCACCGAGATACTGATGTCTTGCACTCCGACCGTGTCCGTGACCGGTTCACGACCTACTGCGACGAGTACTTTATCAGCTGCAAGCGTACGTTCTTCACCATCCTCGGTTTCCGTTTTGAGAGTGACCCGGTCCCCCGCCAATTCCCATTCACTGGCCATCTCGCCAAATCGGAAATTGATGCCGAGATCTTCGGCGCGTTCCCTAACGGGAGCGACTAGGTCATCAGCGTACATCGGTATTATCGAATCCAACATTTCTACGACAGTGACGTCGCTCCCAAGCTTTGCGAACACGCCCGCCATCTCTATCCCGATATATCCCGCACCGATAATCGCTAACTTCTCTGGTAGCGACTCAAGCGCGAGAGCTTGTTTGGAGTTGAGAATCGGTCCATCGCTGTACGAAAAGCCCGGAATCTCTACCGGACGACTCCCTGTCGCGATGATCGCATCTTGAAACTCGATGGGTTCTTTTTCGCCTTCGGACCGTACAACGGCAGAGTGTTCATCGACTAACTTTGCTTCACCGTTCACTAATTGGACCCCGTTCGTCCGGCACAGACCTTCGACACCATTGGTTAGATTTGAGACAATTCCCTCTTTCCAGTCCACCATTTCCGAAAGATCAACTTGAAAATCCCCGTAAATTCCCATCCGTTCCGCATTCCCCGCTTCGAATGCGAGGTTGGAAGCAGTAATCAATGCCTTTGATGGGATGCAGCCATAATTTAAGCAGGTCCCGCCGAAAGCGTCTTTCTCAACCAGTGTAACATCCATATCCAACTGTCCTGCCCGGATAGCAGCAACATATCCGCCAGAACCCCCACCAATCACTAGCACGTCAGTCGAATTTGGTATGCCAGCATCAGACATACGTAGCGCCATTCGACATTGTGTATTAAATTGAAGGGTTTGGTCTCTTCCGCCACAATCTGAGGTTTTCCAACTACGTATGCTGAGGCGACAGCGGGAACTATCGTAAAGGTTAGTCCCCTCGTTGTCCCGGCTTGTCAGAGGACTCGACCGTCGCAGTAGGATCGTCGAGTGTCCTCGTCGATACGAGTCCACATACCTCAACGGATGTATGACGACGAAGAAAGTGGCTATCACGGCCGTGCCACCGACGCGCTGTTTATCGAAACCCACGCGAAGTTCGGTACTACTACTTGGACTGGTCCGATGTGGAGTCACGCTATCGCTTGCCCGAGAAAGCGATAGTGACGGCCACGACGCGGAATGGGACGTTCGGTTGGTTACTATCTCGTGGGGCCCGCTCTGTAGGCCGGTCGGCGGCGTCCGCACTACGGGCTTCGTTGAGCCAGCCCAGAACGCTCAGACCAAACTAGGTGGTCACTTTGTGCGTTACCGATGCTGAACTCCCCCCTGGTGATGCAACAGATATCAGTGACATGTGATATGTATATTCCGTTATGTTGGCTCGTGAGATTTCGTAAGTGCGGGGTGCCACGGTGTTAATTTCCGGTCAGACTTCTACACCACTTCTGACTGCCGGGAGAAGGTATCCCGCCGCGTCAAGTCAGTCCTCGAGATGCGTGACGTAGACCGCTTTTTCGTGGGAAAAGAACTCCAACGCCTGGCGCCCTTGCTCCTTGAATGTCTCACTGCTTGACTGTTTCCGGCCACCGAAGGGCATCTGCATCCCAACGCCGGTTGACGTTTGGTTTACCTTCACGACACCGGTTTCAATATCTCGGGTGAATCGTTGGGTACGACTTAGATCATTCGTACATAAGGATGCAGTGAGACCATAATCGACTCCGTTAGCCACCGAAATCGCTTCCTCAAATCCGGAGACCGATAGCACAGCGAGAACTGGTCCGAAAATTTCCTCTTGCGCGATTCGCATATCCGGTTCGACCTCTGTAAACACCGTCGGCTCAACAAAGAACCCATCTTCATACTCTCCGCCAGTGAGTTGATCCCCCCCAACGGCCAGGGTAGCTCCTTCGTTCTCACCGATCGCAATATATTCGAGGTCACTATCCAGCTCCGACTGACTCACCTTCGGCCCTAGATTGGGATCTGACTCCGTAGGATTAGCGACAGTGAGGTCCTCTACACTCTTAATTAGCTGCTCCAGGTACTCATCGTAGACCTCTTCAAATACGATAGCGCGGCTCGTCGCCGTGCACGCTTGCCCTGCAATTCCACTAAAGGCACCACTAATAGTTAGTTGTACGGCGTGTTCGATGTCCGCCGTTTCATCGACGATGATGGGATTTTTCCCACCCATTTCCGTCTGAACACGCTTTCCATCGGAGACTGCAGATTCGTAAACGTGCTTCCCGACTCGGGAACTACCGGTGAACGAAACGACGTCCACCGAATCGGAGGTGACTATTTCGTCACCAACCTCACTCCCACTTCCAGGAACGAAATTGAGAACGCCCGCTGGAAGGTCGGCCTTATCAAATGCCTGGACGAGTGCGGCCGCGGTGCCGGGAGTCAGAGAGGCAGGCTTGAAAACCACAGTATTTCCAGCAACCAGAGCAGGAGCAATTTTCCACGTCGGTATCGCGATTGGGAAGTTCCAGGGAGTGATTACCCCTGCTGTCCCCCAAGGTTCCCGTTTCGTGTATGTAAGCGTTTGCTGACTCGCACTGGGCGGTGCAATACCCCCTTTGTCTCGAGCTACCTCGGCATAATAATTCAAGAGGTCAACAGTCCGCTGTACCTCTCCACGAGCGGAACCCTCTGTTTTACCGAGTTCTCGGACCACGAGGTCCACGATTTCGTCAAACCGCTCCTCAACTACCTCGGCTGCATCTCGAAGGTAGGAACCACGCTCTGGCTGTGTCAGACTTTTCCACTCGTCCTGCGCCTCAACGCTTGCGTCAATCGCTTGCTTAGCAGTCCCCCGGTTTCCCTTGGAAACCCGAGCAACAACTTCCTGAGTATTCGCGGGGTTCTGGCTGGCGATTTCGTCACCTGTCTCGATCCACTCACCGTTGATGTACACGTTTTCAGTTAACATTTTACCAGCCGCTGTACTCGGTTGCTCTTACGGATCCTTAATACAATTTTCGAAAGTGGTTCGACGATAATAATATGTGGAACGTCAAATTCCTCGTAACCGCT from Halobellus litoreus encodes:
- the lpdA gene encoding dihydrolipoyl dehydrogenase, giving the protein MSDAGIPNSTDVLVIGGGSGGYVAAIRAGQLDMDVTLVEKDAFGGTCLNYGCIPSKALITASNLAFEAGNAERMGIYGDFQVDLSEMVDWKEGIVSNLTNGVEGLCRTNGVQLVNGEAKLVDEHSAVVRSEGEKEPIEFQDAIIATGSRPVEIPGFSYSDGPILNSKQALALESLPEKLAIIGAGYIGIEMAGVFAKLGSDVTVVEMLDSIIPMYADDLVAPVRERAEDLGINFRFGEMASEWELAGDRVTLKTETEDGEERTLAADKVLVAVGREPVTDTVGVQDISISVTENGFIDTNERCQTNYNNIYAVGDTAGEPLLAHKASMEGKTAAEVIAGEPAAVDYQTIPAVVFTEPEIAQVGWTPERAQSSNIEFITGEFPFSASGRALTTGTSEGFVRLIADEETGMLLGGQLVGPEASELVGEVGLAIEMGATIDDVSATIHTHPTLSEAVMEAAENASGRAIHTTNN
- a CDS encoding aldehyde dehydrogenase family protein encodes the protein MLTENVYINGEWIETGDEIASQNPANTQEVVARVSKGNRGTAKQAIDASVEAQDEWKSLTQPERGSYLRDAAEVVEERFDEIVDLVVRELGKTEGSARGEVQRTVDLLNYYAEVARDKGGIAPPSASQQTLTYTKREPWGTAGVITPWNFPIAIPTWKIAPALVAGNTVVFKPASLTPGTAAALVQAFDKADLPAGVLNFVPGSGSEVGDEIVTSDSVDVVSFTGSSRVGKHVYESAVSDGKRVQTEMGGKNPIIVDETADIEHAVQLTISGAFSGIAGQACTATSRAIVFEEVYDEYLEQLIKSVEDLTVANPTESDPNLGPKVSQSELDSDLEYIAIGENEGATLAVGGDQLTGGEYEDGFFVEPTVFTEVEPDMRIAQEEIFGPVLAVLSVSGFEEAISVANGVDYGLTASLCTNDLSRTQRFTRDIETGVVKVNQTSTGVGMQMPFGGRKQSSSETFKEQGRQALEFFSHEKAVYVTHLED
- a CDS encoding DUF7475 family protein produces the protein MATQTSDGIALRTETLTGLHWAGIGLAAITGLIHLWLGVSFAPSPIGIAFLVATVGFFAGVAAVLVDYRRRLMYLLGIPFTAGQVVMWYLVNAPDFGPPGIADKVVQVLLIAVLIALYRQSA
- the eif1A gene encoding translation initiation factor eIF-1A, translated to MTEESGRRNLRMPHGDELFAVVTEHNGGNHVRVRCADGKNRMGRIPGRMKYRTWINEGDVVLVEPWDWQDEKANIEWRYSEQDAEQLREEGHIE